The Styela clava chromosome 3, kaStyClav1.hap1.2, whole genome shotgun sequence genome includes the window ATCTTcaagatttttttattcaaagatTTTATATCATAATCTTTCTCAGCTAAGTTTTTTCTCAGTCTACCAGTCTCATCCTTTAATTCCctgaaattgaaaacaaaattgaatgtCACTATTTAATGAGAGTAAAAATATCTTATAGTGGTTCTTGCCAAACTGAAAGGATTAAGCTGAGAAGATAAGAAATATAGTAATTAGTGATCGAATTGATGACTGCTTAATGCTTATTCAGATCACGGCCAAATTGGCCGAATATTGGGTTAAAAATGCCAATTAAAAAATCTCAGAGATTCTTTTAAAACAAATGTAGTTTTTCGTAAGGATGTGAAACACCCTATAAACAAGTAACAAGATGTCGTAGACTGAGAGTTACCCAATCAAGGTCACTGGCTATAAGAGTCAATTTCTTGTTAACaggtaaacaaacaaaacaaaaaaaataatattaaaagcaaattaatttgaattaaaacttcaagataaacaacaataaaatttcacCTTATTTCTTCTCTCATCCTGGTATTGGCATCTTCCAATGCAGTGTGTAATCCAGCAATATTACTCGATGAAACGTCTTCAGTCGTAAGATTTAAATCATCACCAAGACCAAATGATTGACTGTTCGACATCTGAAAATAAAGAACTCTTCACAGAATTCTATGAGGCAGGTCGCATATCTTAGAACGTTCCAGCAGTTGTGATGAAATTGCATTATTATAAAGTATCCATATGTGGAGGCTGACAAGAAAATAGTTAATAAAATAcccaaatttaatattttgttatttgtttacAATGCTTAGTAATTGATCAAATTTTAATCATGACTGTAATTTTAGATTTATTAAGGAGCATAACGATTTCTGGTTCAAATCCCAAGACCCAGTTTTATTAAATTAGGTCGGAAATCTCATGGTCCTTCCGAATAATCTCCATTAAGTTATCAGTTTATGcttatacagagccttgtttgAGGAGAAAGCAACGTATAAAAACATAGATACCATGCTTGTATTGCTTTGTTGGCTCTTGGACTTCATTCTGTCAATCATTTTCTGTCTTTGCTGAAGCTGAAGATCTTCAAAATCTTGTTTTAGTTTCAAATCTCCTGATTCCATGTTTGTTAACCATAGATTTGTGCCTATTTGGCTTCACAATGTAAATTAATCAAGTTAACTCTGCAAAAATGACAGCCATAATTGTATGCTGTGGGTTTTTCAAAAGACGAGAAGTTAAAAACGAACTGTAAGTGGTTAGAAGGGTTATCTTGACTTTTGGAGGATATCCCAAtactcaaaatgtttgaaaactaGAGACCTATGTATTTTAGAAAATTAAGTACAACATAGAGCATGCTGTTGCATAGCTCATTTCAAAATTACGAAATAAATTCGCAACAGAAAAAGGTGGTTGAATATGGATGAATATTATGGAAAATGTCTACAGACTAGAGTAACGGTCCAAAAGTCTGTTTGGGAACAATGCATGCTAATTTGtgttaaaatgtttaaaaaattcGAATTGctcaaaaatattaataattaataacatttaacaatatgattttattatatttagacaaagaATAAATTTCAGGTTAATTGCAACATGACTGTATCTTCTTCTTCATCACTTTCCATTTTAATATCTGTCTGTTTTGATTCAGTTTCCATGGCAACTGTAGCAGTATTTTCTATCCCGTCCTCCCCGGCAGTAAACGTATTTCCACCATTATTCATAACCCATGATAGCTTTTGtcttgtttcatttttatttaatggACCCTGAATTTCGTCCTCATTTTGTTGAATCACAGGTAAATGAACTTTAGATTCGACAGACGCGATGTGCGTTTTAGGATCAAGATCTggttttgtttttgttgaacGATTGGATAATTTAGTTTGAGACGATTTAAGACCATTCTTTTTTGCAGCTTCATCATTTGCGATTGCTTTTTTTACAAATTCACTGAGTTCTTTGACTTTTACTGAAGATATATTTGTGCATTTTAAAACTTGATCGCTACTAACTTGTACAACACCACTCATCTGTGTGCAACAAACTTCTTTATGTTTGTTCATTGCTATCATTAATTTACCATCGCAACAATTTTCTTCTAATTTAGTTGGATCGATAATGGATGTGGTACCATTATCAAAAAAGGCAAAAGTCACACAAAATGGCTGATGATTGA containing:
- the LOC120342491 gene encoding exosome complex component RRP45-like; the protein is MREIPLSNCEYEFVTKCIGESTRMDGRTFADYREIKITFKMDFGCCIVSLGKTKVLAQVRAEMDRPKESRSSEGNLGIFVEMSTMGSPSFDPTKPGELGIELQRMLERSIILSKAVDLESLCVRVGEQAWNVSLHVQILSHDGNILDCASIASLAALAHFKRPDVSVIGKEVTVHTFEEKHPVPLTFNHQPFCVTFAFFDNGTTSIIDPTKLEENCCDGKLMIAMNKHKEVCCTQMSGVVQVSSDQVLKCTNISSVKVKELSEFVKKAIANDEAAKKNGLKSSQTKLSNRSTKTKPDLDPKTHIASVESKVHLPVIQQNEDEIQGPLNKNETRQKLSWVMNNGGNTFTAGEDGIENTATVAMETESKQTDIKMESDEEEDTVMLQLT